The genome window TTTTTGGCCGTATTTGATGCGCCAATTGCAAATTATTCAACCAAAGGTAGTCATCACACTGGGTCGGCATAGTGGCATGGCATTCATTCCTGACTTGGCGATCTCGCGTGATCATGGCAATCCGCGCTGGGCACAGTTCAACGGTTTGAAGTTCTTGGTAATTCCGCTGTATCATCCGGCAGCGGCGCTGTATAACGGGGCGTTGCGGCAGACGTTAATTGATGATTTTGTGCGGGCAGCACAACTGGCCGTCCAAGCCAGCGCTTAGGCTATTTTGACAAGAGCTGGCATCCTGTGCTAGAATGGTCTTAATTGTTAAGGGATAGATTTGTTGTACGTTGCCCCCGTGTCTATCACTTGTCATTCTAATTTTGCAAGGTATATTTTTATAAAAGGAGAACAATACGCATGGGCCAGAGACGACTTGCGACGCCGAAGGGCGATGATCAGTCAAAACGACCAGCTGCCAAAAAAAGTAACACAGCGGTGATGAATAGTACCACTACTCGCAAGGGCGAGGTGTTTCGGGCGCAGCGGCGGACGAGCGAGAATGTTAATCTCAGGGCGTCGCAGCACGTGATCGATATTCCGGTCAATAAATCAGTTTACAACGGCTATGGCGGCGAGCAATTTAGCGCCAAAATGCAGCCAAAACGCACTCGCGGCGGCAAGCCAAAACTACGGATTATCCCAATCGGCGGTGTCGGCGAAATGGGCATCGGAAAAAACATGAACGCCATTGAGTATGACGATGAAATCATCGTTGTGGACATGGGTTTCCTGTTTCCGGGTAGTGATTATCCAGGTATCAACTACATCACGCCAGATATCACCTGGCTGGAGGAAAATAAACATAAAATCAAGGCGCATGTGTTCACCCACGGGCACCTTGATCACATCGGTTCTTTCCGGCACTTTATTCACCGAATTCCAGCGCCGGTGTACGGGTCAAAGTTCACTATCGGTATGCTAGATAAGTCGATGGCTGATGCGGATACCGATTTTCAGCCAGATTTTCGGGTGATGGATCCATTGAGCCATGAAATTATTCAGGTGTCGAAGCATTTTTCCGTGGAGTTGGTACGGGTTAATCACTCAATTCCAGATTCAACGGCGGTGATTATTCGAACCCCGCTGGGTGTGATTATTGACTCTGGCGACTGGCGATTTGAGGAAAGTCCGGTTGACGGTCAGAAATTTGACCTCAAGCGGATGACTGAAGTGGCGTCCAAAGAAGGCGTCTTAATGTTCATGAACGAATCGACCAACTGTGAATCGGCCGGTACGCATACTCACACCGAGTTTGATATTCAATATTCCATCGGCCAGGTGATGGATAAATTCAGTAACAGCCGAGTGATTTTAAGCTGTTTCTCGTCGCAGGTGCATCGTTTGCAATTGATTTTGGAAGAAGCGCATAAGCATGGACGCAAGGTGGCGTTTGCGGGATTTTCGATGATCCAGAACTTGGAAGTGGCGCTGCGTTCAGGCACCATTAAGATCCCGAAAAATACTGTCATGAAGATGGAAGATATCATCAAGCTGCCGGATAGCCAGATCACCGTGGTTTGTACCGGTTCGCAGGGTGAGTTTAATGCCGTGCTCAGTCGTATGGCGACTGGCGCGCATAAATACATGAAGATTAAAGGCTCTGACGTGGTGGTGTTTAGCTCTAATCCGATTCCGGGCAATGAGAAAAACGTAGTGCGAACCGTTGATGGTTTGATGCGCGAAGGTTCTGATGTGATTCAGAACGGCAAGACACACTTGACGGGGATTGGGCCGCTGCACTTGTCGGGACATGGTTATTACGATGATCACGTCAAGTTGATTAACGCGTTGAACCCAACATACTACATGCCAATTCACGGTGAATTCCACATGCTGGTGCACAATGCGCGGCTGGCAGAGAAAGAGTGTGGTATTCCGAGGAAGAATATCTTTGTGTGCGACGCTGGCGATATTATTGAAATTGATATTGAACGGCAGGCTAAGAAAGCCGGTCGAATTCAGGCTGGCGGCGTGATGTATGATGATACGGGCGCAGTGGTTTCCGAAGTGGTGCTGAAAGACCGCATTCACATGTCTCAAGAGGGAATGTTTGTGGTGGTATTGACGGTGCAACGCGGCACCGGGCGGTTACTAACCAGTCCAGACATTATTTCCCGCGGTTTCATCTACCTGCGTGATTCCGAGGAATTGATGAATATGATTCGCCAGTACTTGAAGCAAAAAGCGGCGCGCAGTTTTGCTGGCAAGTACGACCTTGATGTAGTAAAGAAAGAAATTAAGGACGAAGTTACGCATATTTTGTACGACCAGACGCGCCGGACACCGATTGTTATTCCGGTAATTAATGAGGTGGGTGGCTTGAAGACAGTAAAATCGGCCGCTACCTCGAGTGTTTCTACCACAAAAGCACCGGCGCGCAGTAAAAAGGTTGTGACTAACTCGGCGGCGGAACCGAAAATGACGCTACCAACTATGCCGCGCCGCCGTTTCCCGCGCCGCCAGGTGCCAGACACCGAGGCGAATGATACCAAGGCTCGAGAGGTCGGCCGAGTGCGCGCGTACTAGCTCACGCTTGCTATTTGTTGTAAAATATGCTACAATGTGAATGTCGGTAAAGTGATATAATAAAAGTAGTTATGCCAAAAAAACGAAAATCTACCCGCAAGAAATCAGTTTCCACAGCTCCAAAGCATGATGTGCCGAGCGGCTTTTGGGCGCAAGTCGGCGCGGTGCTTCTCGTTGTGTTGTCGCTTCTTCTGATGGTGGCGTGGTTTGGTGTTGGTGGCCCGGTGCTGGAGTGGCTACATAAGGCGACTCTGAGCATGCTTGGTTACGCGATGTATGGGCTGCCGATTTTGCTGATATATATTGCTGTGGAGATTTTCCGGGCGGAGAATAATCGGTTGCCGCTGGCGATGAAATTAGCAGCCATCCTCGAGGTGGTGTGGTTGTCTGGTTTGTTTGGATTATTAAAGACACCAACCCGCCCAAATGCTGGTGGATTTATCGGTGATACGGCCAATCGGGCGATGAGCGCCATGGTCGACCCGGGCATCGCTGCTTTGATATATGTGGTCCTCATCATTATTACCGCGCTATTTATTACTCAGACGTCGCCGTTTATGGTGATCAAGAAAATCGCCGAGGCGCTCAAGCGCGACCACTCCGAGGAGGATAACAATGCGGCGGTGATGAAGAAGGCGGCTCGTGAAGATGCGGCCAGCGCCAAATCATCGAGCGACATCAAGTTGAATGCCGGCGTCCCAACCGTCGATCCGGTTACGCCAAAGGATAAAAAGGCATCGCCGTTGAGCAGTCTGCGTGGTAGTGTAGCGCGGGATAAGGCAGCTGAGGAGCAGGCAGCACTGGTGGCGGCACACGACCCGAATTGGCAGGCACCGAGCCTTGATCTATTGGAGAAGAAGCAAAGTCCAGCTGATGCTGGTGATATTCGGCAGAATGCGCAGATTATTCATGATACCTTGGCAGAATTTAACATTGATGTGGAGATGGAAGACGCAAATATTGGACCAAAGGTGACGCAGTATACCTTGCGGCCGCCGAGTGGTGTGAAATTGACACGCATCACGGCACTGGAGACGAATATTGCTTTGAATCTGGCGGCACAGAGCTTGCGGATTGAAGCGCCAATTCCTGGGCAAAAAGCCGTTGGTATTGAGGTGCCAAATCGCCGAGCGGCTGATGTGCGGCTGTATGGCGTGTTGGATTCTAAGCAGTGGAAGAATGCTCGCGAGCCGCTGAGCTTTGCAATTGGTAAGGACATCTCTGGTGAAGCAGTGGTCGGTGAGCTCAACAAAATGCCACATATGTTGATCGCTGGACAGACTGGTTCTGGTAAGTCGGTGATGATTAATACCCTACTGACCAGTTTGCTATATCGCAACAGCCCGAGCGATATGAAGTTGATTTTGGTTGACCCAAAGCAGGTGGAAATGGCGCCGTATGAAGACATTCCACATTTGCTGACCCCGGTGATTACTGAGCCAGAAAAGACTATTTCGGCCTTGAAATGGGCGGTCAATGAGATGGAGCGGCGCTATAAATTACTGGCGGCGGAGAAGATTCGTGATATTAAAGGGTATAATCAACGGCTAGCCACGCGAGCTAAAAAAATCCCGGTAGCGGACGCTGATGGCAACATTCAACAGCACGAAGACGGGGCGATGCCGTACATCGTTATTGTAATTGATGAGCTAGCCGATTTGATGATGGTGGCAGCACGCGACGTCGAGGCACTGATTGTTCGCTTGGCGCAGAAAGCGCGGGCGGTGGGTATTCACTTGGTCCTGGCAACGCAGCGGCCAAGTGTTGACGTAATTACTGGCCTGATCAAGGCGAACGTACCGGCGCGTATCGGCTTTACCGTGGCGTCGCAGGTTGACTCGCGGACCATTCTTGACCAAATTGGTGCCGAGAAACTGCTTGGCCAGGGTGATATGCTGCTGTATACGCCGAGCATGAGTAAGCCAAAACGTATCCAGGGCGCGTGGGTGACCGATGACGAGGTCAATAAAATTACTGACCATTTGCGGATGCAGTCAGCACCGCAGTATAATGATGAGGTGGTGGCGCAGCCAGTACAACTAAATGGCAAGGGCGGCCTGGCAGTTGACTTTAGCGGCGGCGGTGAAGACGAAGCATTTATGGACGCGGTGCGAGTGGTGATTGAGGGTGGCAAGGCCTCTACCAGCTATTTGCAGCGGCGGCTACGGATTGGCTACGGCAAGGCAGCGCGACTGATTGAAGAGATGGAAGAGCGTGGCATCGTCGGCCCAGCGAACGGCTCAAAAGCTCGTGATGTTTTGGTCTCAAGTATAGACGAGCTGGGTAATAGCTAGCTTGACATAATTATTTTTATAGGTTATAATACGCTAAGTGAGAAATTGATTTGTATGTGGAAGGATGGCTACGTGGCGCGCATAAGTTGTAGAAATAATGGAGAATTATCTCCTAATAGTAGAGCCGACAAGTTAAGGAGGCCTCTTGTGGTGGGGTTGCTGCGGTCACGTTAGCCGTATCAGGTATACTTGGGTATAGTCTTGGCCGGTCACACAATGTTCCGCCCGCACCATCAGTAGAAAATACCGATGGTGGAACATTCAAAGAGTCCAATGATAGTTCGAGAGCGGAAGAAATTACATTTACGCTACCAGACACCGAAGGCCGTCAAGAGGCAGAGGTCTTTTTAAAGAATCCTGATATGCTTCGACAGGCACGCGGTATTGCCGGACGAGTGCTTACTGCTGCGGGGAAGTTGGTTGATAGTAAGGCCGCTCGACTTACTCGCCAAGATTATCATGATGATCACAATAGGCTTAAACAGCAGTCAATAGCGATTACAGATGATAGGGGAAATGTGGTATCGGTTGATGTTACTCAAGGCGACAAAAGGCTTGGTGGAAGTGAGATCGCAGTAGAAGTTGCCACTGATATGATTGAGGTCGGCGCAAAGAGTAGACAGACGGACCGGATAACGTGGCGGTTGGATTTTTTGTCTCCAGAACCTGTGGCACATCAGCATATTGAATCTCCAGAAGCACTACTACCGGCTCTAGAAGGCGTGTTACCGACGAAAGTGGAATGGTCGCACAGACAGACTGCTGATGGTTGGTCGGAGACTAAGGAAATTACAATCGTTTCACCAAAGTCTGTCTCGCCATCGAGACCAGATTATGAGAGCATAGCGGCGGTACCGGCTAAGGGAGAGATTAATGGTCGGGCCGTGGAGAGTGCTAAGGTATATGATGCGGCAAAAAGCCTATTCAATCGGCTCGCGACCGATGGTGATATATCCGATCTTTTGCCTTCTCAGTAAACTAACGTGCCGCCAGATATTCACCAAGTAATGTTATTTTGTGCCCAGTTGAGGTGATTTTATTGATGGCACGCTGCAATGACGGGCCGGCAGCATCGACGGTCATAAAGAATTTGTAGTTCCACGGTTGGCCGACGATGGGCTGGGATTGGAGGCTGGTGAGGTTAATGGACTGATCGGCGAATGTGCGGAGTATTTCAAGGAGGCTGCCTGGCTGATGGGCGGTGGTCACTACGAGCGTTGCTCGATTGGCATCAGTCACTGTCGTTATCTGGTCGAGGACCAGGAAACGCGTGATGTTGTCCTGGGCATCTTGGATGTGGCGTTTAAGAATTGGCATATTGTATAGTTGGGCAGCGGCTTCGCTAGCGATGGCTGCCAGGTGTGGTGAACCCTGTTGCTTGATAAATTCGACAGCGCCAGCGGTATCAAAATATTCAATTTGTGTGGCTTGTGGCAGGCGTTCTTGGAGAAATTGATGGCATTGCGACAGAGCGACAGGATGTGAATAGACAGCGGTAATGTCTTCAAGTTTTGTGCCCAGATTGGTGATGAGTGTTTGTTGAATGGTAAGTGTTACTTCCCCGACGATGGGAGCACTGCAGGATTCAATGTGACGGTAAGTTTCGTTGATGGTGCCGTAAATGGTATTTTCCACTGCCACGACAACGGCGTCGGCCTTACTGCGAGCATAGGTTTGAAAGACATCGCCAAAGGTCATGCACGGAACAATGGTGATGTCAGATCCATACCATTGTTTTGCCGCTTGTTCGTGAAATGACCCAGCTTGTCCTTGAATGGCGATACGCATGGACCCTATTGTAGCATGGTCTGGCGGGGTGCATCACTGGACTTTTGCATTAGATTACCGTATAATACGGAGGAATAATAACCTAAGGTTATGTGCGATAACATAACCATCCGTAATGGATTCCAAAGGAGGAAACATGAACGAATACGAACTGACTGTTCTTATTCACCCAGATTTGGAAGCAAATTTGGATACGGCCCTAGACAAGGTCCGGTCGCTTGTCACTACCAATGGTGGCGAAATTACTAAAGAAGACAATTGGGGCAAGAAAAAGCTAGCCTATGCAATTCGTCGTGAAGACTTTGCGGTGTATGTTTACTTTGAGGTGAAGTTGCCAAGCAGTGCGCCGCTCAAGATATCAAATGTTCTGAATATCACCGACGAGGTGCTTCGTTATTTGTTGGTTAAGACCGACGAGAAGACACGTCGAGCGCTT of Candidatus Nanosynbacter lyticus contains these proteins:
- a CDS encoding ribonuclease J, producing the protein MGQRRLATPKGDDQSKRPAAKKSNTAVMNSTTTRKGEVFRAQRRTSENVNLRASQHVIDIPVNKSVYNGYGGEQFSAKMQPKRTRGGKPKLRIIPIGGVGEMGIGKNMNAIEYDDEIIVVDMGFLFPGSDYPGINYITPDITWLEENKHKIKAHVFTHGHLDHIGSFRHFIHRIPAPVYGSKFTIGMLDKSMADADTDFQPDFRVMDPLSHEIIQVSKHFSVELVRVNHSIPDSTAVIIRTPLGVIIDSGDWRFEESPVDGQKFDLKRMTEVASKEGVLMFMNESTNCESAGTHTHTEFDIQYSIGQVMDKFSNSRVILSCFSSQVHRLQLILEEAHKHGRKVAFAGFSMIQNLEVALRSGTIKIPKNTVMKMEDIIKLPDSQITVVCTGSQGEFNAVLSRMATGAHKYMKIKGSDVVVFSSNPIPGNEKNVVRTVDGLMREGSDVIQNGKTHLTGIGPLHLSGHGYYDDHVKLINALNPTYYMPIHGEFHMLVHNARLAEKECGIPRKNIFVCDAGDIIEIDIERQAKKAGRIQAGGVMYDDTGAVVSEVVLKDRIHMSQEGMFVVVLTVQRGTGRLLTSPDIISRGFIYLRDSEELMNMIRQYLKQKAARSFAGKYDLDVVKKEIKDEVTHILYDQTRRTPIVIPVINEVGGLKTVKSAATSSVSTTKAPARSKKVVTNSAAEPKMTLPTMPRRRFPRRQVPDTEANDTKAREVGRVRAY
- a CDS encoding FtsK/SpoIIIE family DNA translocase, yielding MPKKRKSTRKKSVSTAPKHDVPSGFWAQVGAVLLVVLSLLLMVAWFGVGGPVLEWLHKATLSMLGYAMYGLPILLIYIAVEIFRAENNRLPLAMKLAAILEVVWLSGLFGLLKTPTRPNAGGFIGDTANRAMSAMVDPGIAALIYVVLIIITALFITQTSPFMVIKKIAEALKRDHSEEDNNAAVMKKAAREDAASAKSSSDIKLNAGVPTVDPVTPKDKKASPLSSLRGSVARDKAAEEQAALVAAHDPNWQAPSLDLLEKKQSPADAGDIRQNAQIIHDTLAEFNIDVEMEDANIGPKVTQYTLRPPSGVKLTRITALETNIALNLAAQSLRIEAPIPGQKAVGIEVPNRRAADVRLYGVLDSKQWKNAREPLSFAIGKDISGEAVVGELNKMPHMLIAGQTGSGKSVMINTLLTSLLYRNSPSDMKLILVDPKQVEMAPYEDIPHLLTPVITEPEKTISALKWAVNEMERRYKLLAAEKIRDIKGYNQRLATRAKKIPVADADGNIQQHEDGAMPYIVIVIDELADLMMVAARDVEALIVRLAQKARAVGIHLVLATQRPSVDVITGLIKANVPARIGFTVASQVDSRTILDQIGAEKLLGQGDMLLYTPSMSKPKRIQGAWVTDDEVNKITDHLRMQSAPQYNDEVVAQPVQLNGKGGLAVDFSGGGEDEAFMDAVRVVIEGGKASTSYLQRRLRIGYGKAARLIEEMEERGIVGPANGSKARDVLVSSIDELGNS
- a CDS encoding prephenate dehydratase, with the protein product MRIAIQGQAGSFHEQAAKQWYGSDITIVPCMTFGDVFQTYARSKADAVVVAVENTIYGTINETYRHIESCSAPIVGEVTLTIQQTLITNLGTKLEDITAVYSHPVALSQCHQFLQERLPQATQIEYFDTAGAVEFIKQQGSPHLAAIASEAAAQLYNMPILKRHIQDAQDNITRFLVLDQITTVTDANRATLVVTTAHQPGSLLEILRTFADQSINLTSLQSQPIVGQPWNYKFFMTVDAAGPSLQRAINKITSTGHKITLLGEYLAAR
- the rpsF gene encoding 30S ribosomal protein S6 translates to MNEYELTVLIHPDLEANLDTALDKVRSLVTTNGGEITKEDNWGKKKLAYAIRREDFAVYVYFEVKLPSSAPLKISNVLNITDEVLRYLLVKTDEKTRRALAEQKEREAKVATEAADKEA